CCGCCGGGCGGATTGGCTCGCATGATCGCGAAGATCGACGCGGTCGCCACGTTCGCGCCGGAAAAAGGCGGCGCGAGCATCGCGTCGCGCAACGCGCGCACGAGCGACACGGCGCGCTCCGGCGTCGCGATGCGCCCGAAGGCGTCAATCGCCGCGGCGCGCACGCGCGGCGGGCCGGGCGGCTTGCGCACAAAGGCGAACGATCCCGCGAACAGCGCCTCCAACTCGTCGAGCGCGCGGCCGTCCGGCCCGATGCCGATCTTCGCGAGCCGCGGCGGATCCCACACGTTGCCAAGCGCGCGCGCGGCGGCGACGGCGATGTCCTCGTCCTCGTCGCGCAGGTAGAGCAAAAGCAGATCGGCGGATTCCGGATCGCCGACGGAACCCAGCGCGGCGATCGCGCGAAGGCGGACGGGACGCGGCGCGTCGGGCGCGATGAACTCCGCGAATCGATCCGCGCGGGCGCGCGTGTCCTCAAGGCGCAGGACTTCGGCGAGCCGGTCGATTTCGTCGGCGCGGGCGGGAGTCATGACGCAATACGCGCTAACAAAAACAACAACCCAGCTTACGACCGAGGATCGGAAGCTCGAACAGATAGTCATTCGGAAAATTCGGCGCTTGGCAAACCTGATTGCCGAATAATGGATTTCAGCG
This region of bacterium genomic DNA includes:
- a CDS encoding HEAT repeat domain-containing protein, with protein sequence MTPARADEIDRLAEVLRLEDTRARADRFAEFIAPDAPRPVRLRAIAALGSVGDPESADLLLLYLRDEDEDIAVAAARALGNVWDPPRLAKIGIGPDGRALDELEALFAGSFAFVRKPPGPPRVRAAAIDAFGRIATPERAVSLVRALRDAMLAPPFSGANVATASIFAIMRANPPGG